The following coding sequences lie in one Candidatus Neptunochlamydia sp. REUL1 genomic window:
- the yidD gene encoding membrane protein insertion efficiency factor YidD codes for MKTLLLFVLSLPLFAEVGFVEPWGKDSELVPSTSLIPPLPEQSGLMTKLSATIIFFHQNIISPVDGPRSHFRPTSSRYMLLAMRRHGFIKGYIMGCDRLLRENKEEWVYRTVTIDGEIYKWDPTFSSSKRRGSSKKATSS; via the coding sequence ATGAAAACACTTCTATTGTTCGTCTTGTCCCTTCCTCTATTTGCTGAAGTGGGATTCGTCGAGCCATGGGGAAAAGATAGTGAACTCGTCCCAAGCACCAGTCTTATTCCTCCTCTTCCGGAACAGTCAGGACTCATGACCAAACTGAGCGCAACTATTATCTTCTTTCATCAAAATATCATCTCCCCTGTTGATGGCCCTCGTAGTCACTTCCGTCCCACAAGCTCACGCTATATGCTTCTAGCAATGAGAAGACATGGCTTTATTAAAGGATACATCATGGGGTGTGATCGCCTCCTTCGAGAAAATAAGGAGGAATGGGTCTATCGCACAGTGACAATCGATGGAGAGATTTATAAGTGGGATCCAACTTTCTCATCATCAAAAAGAAGAGGATCCTCCAAGAAAGCCACTTCATCATGA
- a CDS encoding tetratricopeptide repeat protein, translated as MKYAKLILTVLLLLAITGCYKVPDKIEPQVNFSVQDKYLKQLPPAFPPLDASEKGEPWGQEYLIAQKFVEYLDLYRAITTFKRAEFLLPAGKPQRLEEIQYQILLSYYLGKRYEQVTQEFTHSSLYSATESFPAYHDLLIIMYESYMEVGEEKKADYVFKVIEHHFPETAKRLKVSTALIEGDLNTLRTIQREDPSKEYITQLLDTYEAKKKSVKKAQTLNALVPGAGFLYVGQKQSALTSFLLNGLFIWASVHFYTKGNYAAGAIFTSFETGWYFGGIYGAGESAKLYNERLYEEEAYPILNKHSSFPVLMLRFGF; from the coding sequence AATTTTTCAGTGCAAGACAAGTATTTAAAGCAATTGCCTCCGGCTTTCCCACCGCTAGATGCAAGTGAGAAGGGAGAACCATGGGGGCAGGAGTATCTGATTGCTCAAAAATTTGTAGAATATTTGGACCTTTACCGCGCAATCACAACATTTAAACGTGCAGAGTTTCTATTGCCAGCAGGGAAGCCTCAGCGTCTTGAAGAGATTCAGTATCAGATCCTCTTGAGCTACTATTTAGGAAAACGATATGAGCAAGTAACACAAGAGTTTACCCACTCGTCTCTATATTCAGCGACAGAGAGTTTTCCTGCGTATCATGATCTTCTGATTATAATGTATGAAAGTTATATGGAAGTCGGAGAAGAAAAAAAAGCAGATTATGTCTTTAAGGTGATAGAGCACCATTTTCCTGAAACGGCAAAAAGACTCAAGGTTTCAACAGCACTGATTGAAGGGGACCTGAACACACTCCGGACGATTCAGAGGGAAGACCCCTCGAAGGAATACATTACACAGCTTCTAGACACTTACGAAGCAAAAAAAAAATCTGTTAAAAAAGCACAAACGCTCAATGCCCTTGTCCCTGGTGCAGGGTTCTTGTATGTCGGACAAAAACAATCAGCGCTTACCTCCTTTCTCTTAAATGGCCTCTTTATCTGGGCATCGGTTCACTTTTATACTAAAGGAAACTACGCGGCGGGAGCAATTTTCACAAGCTTTGAAACAGGCTGGTATTTTGGAGGGATCTACGGAGCTGGAGAAAGTGCTAAGCTTTATAATGAACGTCTTTATGAAGAAGAAGCCTATCCCATCCTCAACAAACATAGCTCCTTCCCTGTCTTAATGCTAAGGTTTGGGTTCTAA